In a single window of the Debaryomyces hansenii CBS767 chromosome A complete sequence genome:
- a CDS encoding DEHA2A01540p (highly similar to uniprot|P38795 Saccharomyces cerevisiae YHR074W QNS1 Glutamine-dependent NAD(+) synthetase): MGHYITLATCNLNQWALDFEGNRDRIITSIIEAKKLGATLRVGPELEICGYGCLDHFLENDLYDHSWEMYGHILTNPNTQDILLDVGMPIIHKSIKYNCRLLSYNGKILLIRPKLYLANDGNYREMRYFTPWNRPKYYESFQLPKNISSVTGQSNVTFGDCVIQTLETTLGAETCEELFTPQSPHISMALDGVEIFTNSSGSHHELRKLDTRLQLITGATKKCGGVYLYANQKGCDGDRLYYDGCACIIVNGKVVAQASQFSLRDVEVVSATIDLDDVRSYRNQKSSAFQSVSQSDSTVYHHIPTDIELSPNSNVFNPNVKPSPYRDIRYHLPEEEIALGPACWLWDYLRRSKCAGYFLPLSGGIDSCATAVIVHSMCRLVVKSCEEGDKQVISDIQSLTHDPEFVPKTPQEVAGRLFYTSFMGTENSSKETRSRAKELSEKVGSHHIDMNMDSLVSAVVSVFEVATGKKPIFKIFGGSQTENLALQNIQARLRMVLSYLFAQLLPWTRNISGGLLVLGSANVDECLRGYLTKYDCSSADINPIGGISKTDLKRFIDWADKNFELPILHDFLTATPTAELEPITQNYVQSDEVDMGMTYDELSRFGRLRKVDKCGPMAMFIKLYHEWSQPPLNLTAEQVAEKVKRFWFFYAINRHKMTTMTPSYHAEQYSPDDNRFDLRPFLINPRFPWASKKIDEAVDIINQRTEEIKRANLSVD, translated from the coding sequence atgGGACATTATATAACATTAGCTACCTGTAACCTAAATCAATGGGCATTGGACTTTGAGGGTAACAGAGATCGTATCATTACCAGTATCATTGAGGCCAAAAAATTAGGTGCTACGCTAAGAGTTGGACctgaattagaaatttGTGGATATGGCTGTTTAGACCATTTCTTAGAGAATGACTTATATGACCATTCGTGGGAAATGTATGGTCACATATTGACTAATCCAAACACTCAAGACATTTTGCTTGATGTTGGTATGCCAATTATACACAAATCCATTAAGTATAATTGTCGGTTACTCTCGTACAATGGGaagatattattaattagaCCAAAGCTTTACTTAGCAAATGACGGTAATTATAGAGAAATGAGGTATTTTACTCCTTGGAATAGACCTAAATACTATGAATCATTCCAATTGCCTAAAAATATTAGCTCTGTTACCGGACAATCCAACGTGACGTTCGGGGATTGTGTTATACAAACGTTGGAAACCACCCTAGGGGCCGAAACATgtgaagaattattcacTCCCCAGTCTCCTCATATTTCTATGGCGTTAGATGGGGTTGAAATCTTCACCAACTCATCCGGATCACATCATGAATTGAGAAAATTAGATACGAGATTACAGTTGATCACAGGGGCCACCAAAAAATGCGGTGGGGTCTACTTGTATGCTAATCAAAAGGGTTGCGATGGTGACAGGTTATACTATGATGGTTGTGCTTGTATTATTGTCAACGGTAAGGTCGTTGCGCAGGCATCTCAGTTTTCCCTTCGTGACGTTGAAGTTGTTTCAGCTACGATCGATCTAGATGACGTTAGGTCTTACCGTAACCAAAAGCTGTCTGCATTCCAATCTGTTTCTCAATCAGATTCAACAGTTTACCATCATATTCCTACTGACATCGAGTTGTCCCCAAATAGTAATGTTTTCAATCCAAATGTAAAACCTTCTCCTTACCGTGATATCAGATACCATCTAcctgaagaagaaatcgcATTAGGACCTGCTTGTTGGTTGTGGGATTACTTGAGAAGATCTAAATGTGCCGGGTATTTCTTGCCTTTAAGTGGAGGTATCGATTCTTGTGCTACTGCAGTTATTGTTCACCTGATGTGTAGATTAGTTGTTAAGTCTTGTGAAGAGGGCGATAAACAGGTTATTTCTGATATTCAATCTTTAACTCATGACCCAGAGTTTGTTCCGAAAACACCACAAGAAGTTGCTGGTAGGTTATTTTACACCAGTTTCATGGGTACTGAAAACTCTTCGAAAGAAACTAGATCGAGAGCTAAGGAGCTATCGGAAAAAGTTGGGTCTCATCATATCGATATGAACATGGACTCTTTGGTAAGCGCTGTTGTCTCCGTTTTTGAAGTTGCCACTGGTAAAAAACCAATTTTTAAGATATTTGGAGGTTCACAGACAGAGAATTTGGCATTACAGAATATTCAAGCTAGGTTACGTATGGTCTTGAGTTATCTTTTTGCTCAATTGTTGCCCTGGACTAGAAACATTTCAGGCGGTTTATTGGTTTTGGGAAGTGCTAATGTTGATGAATGTTTAAGAGGCTACTTGACTAAATATGATTGCTCTAGTGCCGATATCAATCCGATTGGAGGAATCTCCAAGACTGATTTGAAGAGATTTATCGATTGGGCTGACAAGAATTTCGAATTGCCTATATTACATGACTTCTTAACTGCAACTCCTACAGCCGAATTAGAGCCAATAACTCAAAACTACGTCCAAAGCGATGAAGTTGATATGGGTATGACTTATGATGAATTGTCCAGATTTGGTAGATTGCGTAAAGTCGATAAATGTGGTCCCATGGCAATGTTTATTAAATTGTATCATGAATGGTCCCAGCCACCGCTTAACTTGACTGCTGAACAGGTCGCGGAAAAGGTTAAGAGGTTTTGGTTTTTCTATGCCATTAACAGACATAAAATGACTACAATGACACCTTCCTATCATGCTGAACAATATTCTCCAGACGATAATAGATTCGATTTGAGACCATTTTTAATCAATCCTAGATTTCCATGGGCCAGtaagaaaattgatgaagcaGTCGATATAATAAACCAAAGGACTGAAGAAATTAAGAGAGCCAACCTAAGTGTTGATTAA
- a CDS encoding DEHA2A01562p (weakly similar to uniprot|P38796 Saccharomyces cerevisiae YHR075C PPE1 Protein with carboxyl methyl esterase activity that may have a role in demethylation of the phosphoprotein phosphatase catalytic subunit) yields the protein MSGLHKQFLKKIKEQERAFGLSSLSEDPDESESNSNYFSPTPQPPNELRTDINEERHGHIRETYNDTKRDVFPIADIYTDPRSGVRFQTYFKPPSSSNAPIFICHHGAGSSSMTFCKLAQSLDNEYGKNNEYPGLFTYDMRGHGDSSTTIPPDYSLATITNDCEFIIDEFHAKHALRSSIYLLGHSLGGSVLTSYLVANPDNAYKFKGLIVLDIVEETAIKALSAMPQFVRKRPTTFGDYQEAIDWHIKESHLLHSEESALVSVPDLLRECPNGLIWKTNLQETEPFWETWFTGLSENFINCGKTQHIAKLLVLSGHETLDTNLIIGQMQGKYQLIVFNNTQNTGHFIQEDIPTQISISLVDFVRRNDSPNEYMKKEFGFVPKWGGKIHD from the coding sequence ATGTCAGGCCTCCATAAACAATTCCTCAAGAAGAtaaaagaacaagaaaggGCCTTTGGATTATCTCTGCTTTCTGAAGACCCTGATGAATCTGAATCTAATTCTAATTATTTCAGCCCAACACCTCAACCTCCAAATGAACTAAGAACCGATATAAATGAAGAGCGTCACGGACATATACGGGAAACATATAATGATACTAAAAGAGACGTGTTTCCGATAGCTGATATCTATACGGATCCAAGATCAGGTGTCCGATTCCAAACATATTTCAAGCCGCCATCATCTTCCAATGCACCCATATTCATATGTCACCATGGAGCAGGTTCCTCCTCGATGACATTTTGCAAATTGGCACAATCGTTAGATAACGAATATGGCAAGAACAACGAATATCCAGGATTATTCACTTACGATATGCGAGGTCATGGTGATTCATCTACAACGATTCCACCTGATTATTCGTTAGCCACGATAACGAACGACTGTGAATTTATAATAGATGAATTCCATGCCAAACATGCACTAAGGTCttctatttatttattaggCCATTCTTTAGGTGGATCGGTTTTGACAAGCTACCTTGTGGCCAATCCGGATAATGCCTACAAATTCAAGGGTTTAATCGTGCTTGATATAGTAGAAGAAACTGCCATTAAGGCGTTGAGTGCAATGCCGCAGTTCGTTCGGAAAAGACCAACGACATTCGGTGACTATCAAGAAGCAATCGATTGGCATATAAAAGAGTCACACCTATTACATAGCGAAGAATCAGCTCTCGTCAGTGTCCCAGACTTGCTACGTGAATGTCCAAATGGtttaatttggaaaacCAATCTACAAGAAACTGAACCATTCTGGGAAACCTGGTTTACCGGTCTTTCGGAGAATTTCATAAATTGTGGTAAAACCCAACATATAGCCAAATTGCTAGTCTTGTCCGGGCATGAGACTTTAGATACAAATTTAATCATTGGCCAAATGCAAGGTAAATATCAGTTAATAGTCTTCAATAATACCCAAAATACGGGAcattttattcaagaagacATACCAACGCAAATAAGTATCAGTCTCGTTGATTTTGTCAGGAGGAATGATTCTCCTAATGAATAcatgaagaaagaattcGGTTTTGTCCCTAAGTGGGGTGGCAAGATTCATGATTAG
- a CDS encoding DEHA2A01584p (similar to uniprot|P47058 Saccharomyces cerevisiae YJL035c TAD2 tRNA-specific adenosine deaminase 2) has translation MSDMIPTFRNMAIALFIGYRAMINNETPVACILVSRSTNQILSIGYNDTNRSLNGTRHAEFIAIDKVMSQIPVHDRSDIAKIQGFFGDVILYVTVEPCIMCASALKQIGIGYVVYGCGNDRFGGNGTILSIHQDKINKAYQSYGGVLRTEAVQLLRNFYIQENDSAPNPKIKKNKELENKEYPPNLDFKEYLSPEEFTEFFGDERFAASYDNRGRELTPVLNHGYTLRDILHIEDLLAVSELKEMYQEKDFEDKLENDLQNFYGLFYDIDEEGKVDFNKIITKIDQIAQINPADPADPVNQVIQVDGFTTDLDCKKRKLNK, from the coding sequence ATGTCTGATATGATACCGACCTTCAGAAATATGGCTATTGCCTTATTCATTGGATACCGAGCTATGATAAACAATGAAACGCCAGTTGCATGTATTTTAGTTTCCAGAAGTacaaatcaaattttaaGTATAGGGTATAATGATACTAATCGGTCGCTAAATGGTACGAGACATGCCGAATTCATAGCTATAGACAAGGTGATGAGTCAAATTCCAGTACACGATAGATCTGATATTGCTAAGATTCAGGGATTTTTTGGTGATGTAATATTGTATGTGACAGTAGAACCATGCATAATGTGTGCATCGGCATTGAAACAGATTGGGATAGGCTACGTGGTCTATGGATGTGGAAACGATAGATTTGGAGGAAACGGAACAATTTTGAGTATCCATcaagataaaatcaataagGCGTATCAAAGCTATGGAGGGGTCTTAAGAACAGAGGCCGTTCAGTTACTAAGAAACTTTTACATTCAAGAGAATGATTCGGCACCGAACCCCAAGATtaagaaaaataaagaGCTAGAAAATAAAGAGTACCCTCCTAATTTAGACTTTAAAGAGTATTTGTCGCCAGAAGAGTTTACTGAATTCTTCGGAGACGAAAGGTTTGCTGCATCATATGATAACAGAGGACGTGAATTAACTCCCGTTCTCAACCATGGATATACATTAAGAGATATACTACATATAGAGGACCTACTTGCGGTATCTGAGTTGAAGGAAATGTATCAAGAGAAGGACTTTGAGGACAAGCTAGAAAATgatttgcaaaatttctATGGATTGTTTTAcgatattgatgaagaaggcaaagttgatttcaataagaTAATAACCAAAATTGACCAAATCGCCCAGATTAATCCAGCTGACCCAGCTGACCCGGTTAATCAAGTGATCCAAGTTGATGGCTTCACTACAGACTTAGACTGTAAGAAGAGGAAACTAAATAAATGA
- a CDS encoding DEHA2A01606p (similar to uniprot|Q04673 Saccharomyces cerevisiae YLR005W SSL1 Component of RNA polymerase transcription factor TFIIH), whose translation MDESDEEYIAPQHTAADTPSGVPSNEASQKESSVPADGVSKRTRSSGMTHQPRSGAVGDLKSSNGGYAWEDEYQRPWDIVKDDEDGRSLETIIQTMIENRKKKIMRNPTTPFQRGIIRTLVVIIDGSSVMSEKDLRPTRFSMMLSLLQEFVVEYFDQNPISQLGIIMMRNGVSNLISEVNGSPQYHLDKIRQLKSRQHNKYEPKGDPSLQNALEMARSLLMYNFGTNLNDTKNSKEILIIFGALFTSDPGDIHKTINSLVKDEIKVKVIGLSAQVAICQELVNKTNNPGKSNTFWSAGGNNYGVIMNEIHFRELLMDCVIPLPVTTNAVIDENNSKEVPIIKMGFPSKIQPVITSSTSNLSVDFPQLCACHPTQDSLESKNNDPTATLGTRSVIGYECPQCNNKVCHLPTICPICGLMLILSTHLARSYHHLVPLGDYKEVPVSESYSSTYCYGCLLKFPSGIKNTDVNEDGKTKMDSLTSSRYRCGKCQNDFCIDCDVFVHESLHNCPGCENK comes from the coding sequence ATGGATGAGTCAGACGAGGAATATATCGCTCCTCAACATACAGCTGCTGATACACCGAGTGGAGTCCCATCAAATGAAGCTAGCCAAAAAGAATCGCTGGTACCGGCAGATGGTGTTTCAAAGCGGACCAGATCGAGTGGCATGACCCACCAACCTCGAAGTGGTGCAGTAGGTGACTTGAAAAGTTCAAACGGTGGATATGCATGGGAAGATGAATACCAAAGACCGTGGGATATTGTGAAGGATGATGAGGATGGCCGTTCGCTTGAGACCATTATTCAAACTATGATTGAAAATaggaagaaaaaaatcatGAGAAACCCAACTACTCCATTTCAAAGAGGTATCATCAGGACATTAGTTGTGATAATTGATGGTTCACTGGTTATGCTGGAGAAAGATTTAAGGCCTACGAGGTTTTCGATGATGTTATCGTTATTACAGGAATTTGTCgtagaatattttgatcaGAATCCTATATCTCAATTAGGTATAATCATGATGCGTAATGGGGTATCAAACCTCATTAGTGAGGTGAATGGTCTGCCACAATACCATTTGGATAAGATAAGACAATTGAAAAGTCGACAgcataataaatatgagCCAAAGGGTGATCCTTCTTTACAAAATGCATTGGAGATGGCAAGGTCTTTATTGATGTACAATTTTGGTACGAATTTAAACGACACTAAAAATTCTAAGGAAatcttaataatatttggaGCATTATTTACAAGTGACCCTGGTGATATTCATAAAACAATTAATAGCTTAGTAaaagatgaaatcaaaGTCAAAGTCATTGGGCTATCGGCTCAGGTAGCTATCTGCCAAGAATTGgttaataaaacaaataacCCAGGTAAATCGAATACTTTTTGGTCTGCGGGCGGTAATAATTATGGTGTGATTATGAATGAAATTCACTTCAGAGAGCTATTAATGGATTGTGTGATTCCTCTTCCTGTCACTACGAATGCCGTGATAGACGAaaacaattcaaaagaagTACCGATAATTAAAATGGGATTTCCGCTGAAAATTCAGCCTGTTATCACATCTTCTACGTCAAACTTATCTGTCGATTTTCCGCAATTATGTGCATGCCATCCAACTCAAGATTCTCTTGAATCAAAAAATAACGATCCAACAGCAACACTTGGAACAAGAAGTGTAATTGGTTATGAATGTCCTCAATGTAATAATAAGGTTTGCCATTTGCCTACAATTTGTCCAATATGTGGGCTTATGCTAATTCTCTCTACACATTTGGCAAGAtcatatcatcatttggTACCATTAGGAGATTACAAAGAAGTTCCAGTCAGTGAATCATACAGTAGTACATATTGTTATGGATGTTTACTTAAATTCCCTAGTGGAATTAAAAACACAGATGTGAATGAAGACGGTAAAACTAAAATGGATTCCCTTACAAGTTCTAGATACCGTTGTGGAAAATGTCAAAATGATTTCTGCATCGATTGTGATGTTTTTGTTCATGAGAGTTTACATAACTGCCCTGGTTGCGAGaataaatag
- a CDS encoding DEHA2A01628p (similar to uniprot|P27692 Saccharomyces cerevisiae YML010w SPT5 transcription elongation protein singleton), whose amino-acid sequence MSEEENRITTSSDDVIKHEHPDNSTAGGAYEVQDRDQNDIDEEEEEKEENKRSAEEEYSIGSKRSLEDSEEGESKVPTENDQALINNSGEGAEQQDNGDEANDDENDDENDEDEDEDEDEEEVSSNKRKRRRGANQFIDIEAEVDDEEEDEMDEDDEEAELLREQFIADDSRVETMDGKDSAGEHQDDRLHRQFDRRRQEAEDQDAEVLAETLKQRYRKTHTVYRGDTTASGTVSQKLLMPSINDPAIYAIRCTPGREKDLVRKLYEKKRTLARSNPLEILTVFQRDSFKGYIYIEAKKPEAIERALTGMVNIYAKQRLLVPVREYPDLLKQVKSSDVEIVPGIYVRITRGKYKNDLAIVDNLSENGLDVRCKLVPRLDYGKNDDFDKDGKRIRSKTKPIPRLFSEQEARMYDGEYLQSGRGPRAFIYRGEEYNEGFLFKDFKLQFIQTKDVHPKLEELDRFQTGDPEEDGLDLAAIAASLKNKNNSEGAGRSSAFQPGDKVEIRRGEQAKTIGKVLSTSLNEITILVTDSGDPKFVNQRLTVPANDLRKLFSAGDHVRVIEGKHSDETGLVIKIDNDSVILLSDQTKQDVRVFANYLIKATDASSNTDVTGGKYDLNDLVQLNVSTVGVIVKAEKSSFEVLTSEGRLMSVNPAGIASKLELSRREQIATDRNGSTVKIGDTVKEVLGDKKREGAILHIYKNSLFIKSNEILENLGVFVTNCMNVSTITTKDSIVSKSLGPDLNRMNPNLKLPNPIANAGLKTRVGGRDKLIYKDVLVNSGNYKGLMGKVTEADEVYARIELHTKSKKIKVTKNSLSVLVRGEAIPYLRFIGASSGPGNSNPSGNFGGASFNQPAKTPAFSSGGKSSWGSGGATPSVGGGATAWGSGGAQSSWGGGKTPAYNSGNASTWGGNAGGASAWGNNNGNASTWGSNSKNGGSSTWGGNSTWGNSNKGGKSSWGNGSAWGGK is encoded by the coding sequence atgtCTGAAGAGGAAAACAGAATCACAACATCCTCTGATGATGTGATCAAACATGAACATCCTGATAATTCGACCGCTGGAGGAGCATATGAAGTTCAAGATAGAGATCAAAATGACatcgatgaagaagaagaagagaaggaagaaaataagAGAAGCGCTGAGGAAGAATATTCTATAGGTTCAAAGCGTCTGTTGGAAGATTCTGAGGAAGGAGAAAGTAAGGTGCCTACCGAAAATGATCAGgcattaattaataatagcGGTGAAGGTGCGGAACAGCAAGATAATGGTGATGAGGCAAACGACGACGAAAATGACGATGAGAACGACgaggatgaagatgaagacgaagatgaagaagaagtaaGTTCAAAtaagagaaagagaagaagagggGCTAATCagtttattgatattgaagcCGAAGTGgacgacgaagaagaagatgagaTGGACgaagacgatgaagaagcagaaTTATTGAGAGAGCAATTTATTGCAGATGATAGCCGTGTTGAGACCATGGATGGTAAGGACAGTGCTGGAGAACACCAGGACGATAGGCTTCACAGACAATTCGACCGTCGTCGTCAAGAGGCCGAGGACCAAGACGCAGAAGTTTTAGCGGAGACCTTGAAACAACGTTATCGTAAGACCCATACTGTGTATAGGGGTGACACCACTGCGAGTGGTACCGTATCGCAGAAGTTATTGATGCCTTCTATTAACGATCCAGCCATCTATGCTATTAGATGTACCCCGGGTCGTGAAAAGGACTTGGTTCGTAAATTGTACGAAAAGAAGAGGACTTTGGCAAGACTGAACCCATTGGAAATCTTGACTGTATTCCAAAGAGATTCCTTCAAGggttatatatatatcgaAGCTAAGAAGCCAGAGGCAATCGAGAGAGCCTTGACGGGTATGGTGAACATATATGCTAAACAAAGGTTATTGGTTCCTGTCCGTGAATATCCAGATTTGCTTAAGCAAGTGAAATCCTCTGATGTTGAAATTGTTCCAGGTATTTATGTGAGAATCACCCGTGGTAAATATAAGAATGACCTTGCTATCGTGGATAATTTATCAGAAAATGGTTTGGACGTTCGTTGTAAGTTGGTACCTCGTTTAGACTATGGTAAGAATGACGACTTTGATAAAGACGGCAAAAGAATCAGACTGAAAACTAAGCCTATCCCCCGTCTTTTTAGCGAACAAGAAGCTAGAATGTATGATGGTGAGTATTTACAGAGTGGTAGAGGTCCTCGTGCATTCATCTACCGTGGGGAAGAATACAACGAAGGTTTTCTCTTCAAGGACTTTAAATTACAATTCATTCAAACTAAAGACGTTCATCCaaaattggaagaattggatCGTTTCCAAACAGGTGATCCGGAGGAAGATGGTTTAGACCTTGCTGCCATTGCTGcatctttgaaaaataaaaataattcgGAAGGCGCAGGACGTTCTAGTGCTTTCCAACCTGGTGATAAAGTTGAAATTCGCCGTGGTGAACAAGCGAAAACAATTGGTAAAGTTTTAAGTACTTCCTTAAATGAAATTACGATTTTAGTTACAGATAGTGGTGATCCTAAGTTCGTGAACCAAAGATTGACTGTTCCTGCCAATGATTTAAGAAAACTTTTTAGTGCGGGTGATCATGTCAGAGTTATCGAAGGTAAGCATTCTGATGAGACCGGTTTGGTTATTAAAATTGACAATGATTCGGTAATTCTTTTAAGTGACCAAACGAAGCAGGATGTCAGAGTTTTCGCTAACTACTTAATCAAAGCAACTGATGCTTCACTGAATACCGATGTTACAGGTGGAAAATACGACTTGAATGATTTGGTACAACTTAATGTTTCAACCGTTGGGGTCATTGTTAAGGCTGAAAAGAGCTCATTTGAGGTTCTTACATCTGAGGGAAGATTGATGTCTGTAAACCCAGCCGGTATTGCATCAAAGTTGGAATTAAGTCGTCGTGAACAGATTGCAACGGATAGAAATGGTTCTACTGTTAAAATTGGGGATACGGTCAAAGAAGTTCTAGGTGATAAGAAGAGAGAAGGGGCAATTTTACatatttacaaaaattCGTTATTCATAAAGCtgaatgaaattttggaaaatttggGTGTGTTCGTAACTAACTGTATGAACGTTAGTACAATTACCACGAAAGACTCGATTGTATCCAAGAGTTTAGGCCCAGACTTAAACCGCATGAATCCAAACTTAAAATTACCCAACCCAATCGCTAATGCCGGTTTAAAAACCCGTGTCGGTGGTCGTgataaattgatatataagGATGTTCTTGTCAACAGCGGAAACTATAAAGGTTTAATGGGTAAAGTTACTGAAGCTGATGAAGTTTACGCTAGAATAGAATTACACACCAAATCCAAGAAGATCAAGGTAACCAAAAACCTGTTGAGTGTTTTGGTCCGTGGTGAGGCAATCCCATACTTAAGATTTATTGGTGCTTCATCAGGTCCTGGTAATTCCAATCCTTCAGGTAATTTTGGTGGTGCTTCGTTCAATCAACCTGCTAAAACTCCTGCCTTTTCATCTGGTGGTAAATCATCCTGGGGTAGTGGTGGTGCAACTCCTTCAGTCGGTGGTGGTGCAACTGCTTGGGGTAGTGGTGGTGCTCAATCATCTTGGGGAGGAGGTAAAACACCAGCTTACAATTCAGGAAATGCTTCCACGTGGGGCGGTAACGCCGGAGGTGCTTCAGCATGgggtaataataatggtaatgCTTCTACCTGGGGTAGCAATTCAAAGAATGGAGGTTCTTCCACCTGGGGAGGGAATTCTACCTGGggtaattctaataaaggCGGAAAAAGTTCTTGGGGCAATGGCTCTGCCTGGGGTGGAAAATAA
- a CDS encoding DEHA2A01650p (highly similar to uniprot|P49435 Saccharomyces cerevisiae YML022w APT1 adenine phosphoribosyltransferase): MSQVEISELAKEIRASLKQFPNFPSEGILFEDFLPVFTKPDLFQKLVRAFQLHVGEQKVDYVVGLESRGFLFGPTLALALGAGFVPVRKAGKLPGPVFTAEFQKEYGSDKFQIQKDVIEEGAKVLIVDDILATGGSASSAGELVKQTGGDIVEYLFVMELDFLNGRDKLDKPAFTLLSGQAEKLQN; the protein is encoded by the coding sequence ATGTCACAAGTTGAAATCAGCGAACTCGCCAAGGAGATCAGAGCTTCATTAAAgcaatttccaaatttcCCAAGTGAAGGAATTTTATTCGAAGACTTTTTGCCAGTTTTCACCAAACCGGACTTATTCCAAAAATTGGTCAGAGCATTCCAATTGCACGTTGGTGAACAAAAAGTGGATTATGTTGTCGGTTTAGAAAGTAGAGGGTTCCTTTTCGGACCTACTTTGGCTTTGGCTTTGGGTGCTGGGTTTGTTCCAGTCAGAAAGGCAGGTAAATTACCAGGCCCAGTGTTCACGGCCGAATTCCAAAAGGAATACGGTAGTGACAAATTCCAAATCCAAAAAGATGTGATCGAAGAGGGAGCCAAGGTTTTGATTGTCGATGATATTTTGGCTACCGGTGGTAGTGCGTCAAGTGCCGGTGAATTGGTCAAGCAGACCGGTGGTGATATCGTTGAATACTTATTTGTCATGGAATTAGACTTCTTGAACGGCAGAGATAAGTTGGACAAGCCTGCATTCACCTTATTGAGTGGACAGGCTGAAAAGTTGCAGAATTAG
- a CDS encoding DEHA2A01672p (similar to uniprot|Q02647 Saccharomyces cerevisiae YDR424c DYN2 dynein light chain 1) — MSEKEQEPILKASDLPEEMQTRIFELSNEAVSNYKIEKDIATYLKKELDQLYGATWHVIVGKSFGSYVTHEQGFFTYFYIGQLAFLIFKSG; from the exons ATGTCAGAGAAAGAACAAGAAC CGATTTTAAAGGCATCAGATTTGCCAGAGGAGATGCAAACTAGGATCTTCGAGTTATCCAATGAGGCAGTTTCAAATTATAAGATTGAAAAGGATATAGCCacatatttgaagaaagaattagatCAGTTGTACGGAGCCACATGGCATGTAATCGTTGGAAAGAGTTTTGGGTCTTATGTGACGCATGAGCAAGGTTTTTTCACATATTTCTACATTGGCCAATTAGCATTTTTAATCTTCAAGAGTGGATGA